In Miscanthus floridulus cultivar M001 chromosome 5, ASM1932011v1, whole genome shotgun sequence, one genomic interval encodes:
- the LOC136451863 gene encoding uncharacterized protein isoform X2 produces MLEEQQQRSMARRQTRWILSEEPCSASTIATGCQGSFRLGPQGALDVPPGSADAFCGGPCLPETELVLRCVDGIMANFRFYNGASAGDVRFALDRGCGHSGLRGDFDVLQRIGAADGNYGDGYFYGRGDGARGSVKNNLAAVLPLLMSAATAILVWS; encoded by the exons AtgctggaggagcagcagcagcgttCCATGGCCAGAAGACAGACACGGTGGATATTGTCGGAAGAGCCCTGTTCTGCTTCAACGATCGCTAC CGGGTGCCAGGGCTCGTTCCGGCTGGGCCCCCAGGGCGCGCTGGACGTGCCGCCGGGGTCGGCGGACGCCTTCTGCGGCGGGCCGTGCCTGCCGGAGACGGAGCTCGTGCTCCGCTGCGTCGACGGCATCATGGCCAACTTCCGCTTCTACAACGGCGCCTCCGCCGGCGACGTCCGCTTCGCGCTCGACCGCGGGTGCGGCCACTCGGGCCTACGGGGCGACTTCGACGTGCTGCAGCGCATCGGAGCCGCCGACGGCAACTATGGCGACGGGTACTTCTACGGCCGCGGGGACGGCGCCCGCGGGTCCGTCAAGAATAATCTGGCAGCGGTGCTGCCGCTGCTGATGAGCGCGGCCACCGCGATCCTCGTCTGGTCGTGA
- the LOC136451863 gene encoding uncharacterized protein isoform X1, whose translation MASVCSRLPFPILAVARISCCFLIMMMPACCSSDAGGAAAAFHGQKTDTVDIVGRALFCFNDRYIYSGCQGSFRLGPQGALDVPPGSADAFCGGPCLPETELVLRCVDGIMANFRFYNGASAGDVRFALDRGCGHSGLRGDFDVLQRIGAADGNYGDGYFYGRGDGARGSVKNNLAAVLPLLMSAATAILVWS comes from the exons ATGGCGTCCGTTTGCAGCAGGCTGCCATTTCCGATCCTGGCAGTGGCGCGCATCTCCTGCTGCTTCCTGATCATGATGATGCCTGCTTGCTGCAGCTCAG AtgctggaggagcagcagcagcgttCCATGGCCAGAAGACAGACACGGTGGATATTGTCGGAAGAGCCCTGTTCTGCTTCAACGATCGCTAC ATCTACAGCGGGTGCCAGGGCTCGTTCCGGCTGGGCCCCCAGGGCGCGCTGGACGTGCCGCCGGGGTCGGCGGACGCCTTCTGCGGCGGGCCGTGCCTGCCGGAGACGGAGCTCGTGCTCCGCTGCGTCGACGGCATCATGGCCAACTTCCGCTTCTACAACGGCGCCTCCGCCGGCGACGTCCGCTTCGCGCTCGACCGCGGGTGCGGCCACTCGGGCCTACGGGGCGACTTCGACGTGCTGCAGCGCATCGGAGCCGCCGACGGCAACTATGGCGACGGGTACTTCTACGGCCGCGGGGACGGCGCCCGCGGGTCCGTCAAGAATAATCTGGCAGCGGTGCTGCCGCTGCTGATGAGCGCGGCCACCGCGATCCTCGTCTGGTCGTGA